A single region of the Cloacibacillus sp. genome encodes:
- the cobU gene encoding bifunctional adenosylcobinamide kinase/adenosylcobinamide-phosphate guanylyltransferase, producing the protein MGEITLILGGARSGKSTFAEELALSQKEHVTYLATADCRDGEMKKRIEIHRSRRPAEWGTWEGEPRELLRAVASASGLLLLDCLTMWLTRLFLSFPESEGEDEAAWFEREGEIASLTRELCGSVGGGASLIIVSNEVGFGLVPPYLMGRRFRDLQGRMNQLCAGYAKNVALVVAGCPLWIKGGGTA; encoded by the coding sequence ATGGGAGAGATCACGCTCATCCTCGGCGGTGCGAGGAGCGGGAAGAGCACCTTCGCCGAGGAGCTCGCCCTTAGTCAGAAAGAACATGTCACCTATCTCGCCACCGCTGACTGCCGGGACGGCGAGATGAAGAAGCGTATAGAGATACACCGGAGCCGCAGGCCCGCCGAATGGGGCACCTGGGAGGGCGAGCCGCGGGAGCTGCTGCGCGCCGTCGCCTCGGCCTCCGGCCTGCTGTTGCTGGACTGTTTGACTATGTGGCTGACGCGGCTGTTCCTCTCTTTCCCTGAATCAGAGGGAGAGGACGAAGCGGCCTGGTTTGAGCGCGAAGGGGAGATCGCTTCGCTCACTAGAGAGCTTTGCGGGAGCGTGGGCGGCGGCGCTTCGCTTATAATAGTGAGCAACGAGGTCGGCTTCGGCCTCGTGCCGCCATATCTGATGGGACGTCGCTTCCGCGACCTGCAGGGACGTATGAACCAGCTCTGCGCCGGATACGCGAAGAATGTCGCGTTGGTGGTCGCCGGCTGCCCACTCTGGATAAAGGGCGGCGGGACGGCGTAA
- a CDS encoding homocysteine S-methyltransferase family protein: protein MIELDKILLFDGAMGTMLQRGGLELGTVPETLNVTAPEAIEAIHREYLAAGADVILANTFGANRFKAEKAGMELAAMVEAGVKTAKRAIGGAPGKYAALDIGPCGRVLQPAGDLPFDEAVAVFAEIIRAGTAAGADFILLETFTDLYELKAAVIAAKENSDLPIFATMSFEANGTTFFGASVESMVMTLEALGVSALGVNCSLGPKQLVPVVDRILAATRLPVLVQPNAGLPVMEEGVTRYDITPEEFAACVKNFVGEGVRFVGGCCGTTPEYIKLTKSMISGMAPVKTAAAPRGGICSPSRQARFERVTVIGEWLNPTGKKALQAALRAHDMDFVLREAIREEEQGAEVLDINMGLPDIDEPAMLAEAVREIQAVTDLPLQLDSASPAALERAARIYNGKPLLNSVNGKKESLDAVLPIAKKYGCAVLGLTLDENGIPKDAEARLAIARRIVAAAEAAGLRREDIFIDCLMMTVSAQPDQAHETMRAISLVKRELGVKTVLGVSNVSFGLPARPIINRTMLAMALASGLDAPIMNPGDAGMTETVAAARVLLEQDADSKEYIEKYGAAAPQQATSVKEDTPQIGYAIARGLKDEAAKAAATLLIKHPPLEIVEREIIPALDAVGKDYENGKIFLPQLIKSAEAAKAAFEVLRAELVKTGGDTQKGKKIVIATVHGDIHDIGKNIVKVILENYNFNVTDLGKDVPPQRVLEAVRETGAKLVGLSALMTTTVASMKDTIELLRKECPDVKVIVGGAVLTESLAEYTGADRYAKDAMETVRHADSL, encoded by the coding sequence GTGATAGAGCTTGATAAAATTTTGTTATTCGACGGCGCGATGGGGACGATGCTCCAGAGAGGCGGCCTTGAGCTGGGAACGGTGCCGGAGACGCTCAACGTCACCGCTCCGGAGGCGATAGAGGCGATACACCGGGAATATCTCGCGGCAGGAGCCGACGTCATTCTCGCAAATACCTTCGGCGCGAACCGCTTCAAGGCCGAAAAGGCGGGAATGGAACTCGCGGCGATGGTAGAGGCGGGGGTAAAGACCGCCAAGAGAGCCATCGGCGGCGCGCCGGGAAAATACGCGGCGCTCGACATCGGACCCTGCGGACGAGTGCTCCAGCCGGCGGGAGATCTGCCCTTCGACGAAGCGGTGGCAGTATTCGCGGAAATTATCCGCGCGGGAACGGCGGCGGGAGCCGACTTCATCCTTCTTGAAACCTTCACCGACCTCTACGAGCTGAAGGCGGCGGTGATCGCCGCGAAAGAAAATTCCGACCTGCCCATATTCGCCACGATGAGCTTCGAGGCAAACGGGACGACCTTCTTCGGAGCCTCGGTGGAGTCAATGGTGATGACGCTCGAGGCGCTCGGCGTCTCCGCCCTCGGGGTAAACTGCTCGCTCGGCCCCAAACAGCTCGTACCGGTCGTAGACCGCATCCTAGCCGCGACGCGCCTGCCAGTTTTGGTCCAGCCCAACGCCGGACTGCCGGTGATGGAAGAGGGCGTGACGCGCTACGACATCACGCCTGAGGAGTTCGCCGCCTGCGTAAAAAATTTCGTTGGCGAAGGGGTACGTTTCGTCGGCGGCTGCTGCGGCACGACGCCGGAATACATAAAACTTACAAAATCGATGATAAGCGGCATGGCTCCAGTCAAAACGGCGGCGGCCCCGCGCGGCGGCATCTGCTCGCCCTCGCGGCAGGCACGCTTCGAGCGCGTCACCGTCATCGGCGAATGGCTCAACCCCACCGGCAAAAAAGCTCTCCAGGCGGCGCTGCGGGCACACGATATGGATTTCGTGCTGCGCGAGGCGATCCGTGAGGAGGAGCAGGGCGCAGAGGTGCTCGACATAAACATGGGGCTGCCGGACATCGACGAACCGGCAATGCTCGCCGAGGCGGTGCGTGAGATCCAGGCCGTGACAGACCTGCCGCTGCAGCTCGACTCGGCCTCGCCCGCAGCTCTCGAACGCGCCGCCCGCATATATAACGGAAAGCCGCTGCTGAACTCGGTGAACGGGAAAAAGGAATCGCTTGACGCGGTGCTGCCGATCGCGAAAAAATACGGCTGCGCGGTGCTCGGCCTCACGCTGGACGAGAACGGCATCCCCAAGGACGCGGAGGCCCGCCTGGCGATAGCGCGCCGCATCGTGGCGGCTGCAGAGGCTGCGGGGCTGAGGCGAGAGGATATCTTCATCGACTGCCTCATGATGACGGTCAGCGCCCAGCCCGACCAAGCGCACGAGACGATGCGGGCGATCTCGCTCGTAAAGCGCGAGCTCGGCGTAAAGACGGTGCTTGGCGTCAGCAACGTCTCCTTCGGCCTTCCAGCCCGCCCGATAATCAACCGGACGATGCTGGCGATGGCGCTCGCCTCCGGGCTCGACGCGCCGATAATGAACCCCGGCGACGCGGGAATGACGGAGACCGTAGCCGCGGCGCGCGTACTGCTCGAACAGGACGCCGACTCAAAAGAGTACATCGAAAAATATGGCGCCGCCGCGCCGCAGCAGGCCACTTCCGTCAAGGAAGATACGCCTCAGATCGGCTATGCGATCGCGCGCGGCCTGAAAGACGAGGCGGCAAAGGCGGCGGCGACGCTGCTCATCAAACATCCGCCGCTTGAGATCGTGGAAAGAGAGATCATTCCCGCGCTCGACGCAGTCGGCAAAGACTACGAGAACGGGAAAATATTCCTGCCACAGCTCATAAAATCAGCCGAGGCGGCGAAGGCGGCCTTTGAGGTGCTGCGCGCGGAGCTGGTAAAGACCGGCGGCGACACGCAGAAGGGCAAAAAGATCGTCATCGCCACCGTCCACGGAGACATCCACGACATCGGCAAAAACATCGTGAAGGTGATCCTCGAAAACTACAACTTCAACGTCACCGACCTTGGCAAAGACGTCCCGCCGCAGCGCGTACTAGAAGCGGTGAGGGAGACGGGCGCGAAGCTCGTCGGACTGTCGGCGCTGATGACGACCACCGTCGCCAGCATGAAAGATACGATAGAGCTTCTAAGAAAAGAATGCCCCGACGTCAAGGTGATCGTCGGCGGCGCGGTGCTCACCGAGAGCCTCGCCGAATACACCGGCGCTGACCGTTACGCGAAAGACGCTATGGAGACAGTGCGGCACGCCGACTCTCTTTAA
- a CDS encoding DUF6485 family protein: MGEEKTAITSAWDNINFCSCVDRECPNNPANCTLGCTPCVEECLRQNEIPACFFRKQKPDMDRKQDYSFEGFARFTLGK, from the coding sequence ATGGGTGAAGAGAAGACGGCGATAACCTCCGCCTGGGATAATATCAATTTTTGCAGCTGCGTCGATCGCGAATGCCCCAATAATCCGGCTAACTGCACGCTGGGCTGCACCCCCTGCGTGGAAGAATGTCTCAGGCAAAATGAGATACCTGCCTGCTTTTTCAGAAAACAGAAGCCTGATATGGACCGCAAGCAGGATTATTCCTTTGAGGGTTTCGCCAGGTTCACGCTGGGCAAATAG
- a CDS encoding vitamin B12 dependent-methionine synthase activation domain-containing protein, with protein MADGKLPPSVRAEALRLLGVSGEPQAELSAEMENCYAELLRHSSPRTVYKIFDIRADDDTVEITPELRLHGAALVELCRELRRAALLAATLGSGVDRLITRTQTESISRAMILDACASAEIERLCDETEPAIMAEASRTALVAVKGEIWLTMRFSPGYSGVEPAESAKIIEALNAGRAIGLSLTHSGMLVPIKSVTAIIGIADRPQKRYRSCAACAAAGACPYRKRGAYCGDRA; from the coding sequence GTGGCTGACGGCAAACTGCCGCCCTCCGTCCGCGCCGAGGCGCTGCGGCTGCTCGGTGTATCCGGCGAGCCGCAGGCGGAGCTTTCCGCCGAGATGGAGAACTGTTACGCGGAGCTTCTGCGTCATTCGTCTCCGCGAACCGTATATAAAATATTCGATATCAGGGCAGATGACGACACCGTAGAGATAACGCCGGAGCTGCGGCTGCATGGTGCGGCGCTTGTTGAATTATGCAGAGAATTGCGGCGGGCGGCACTGCTCGCGGCGACGCTGGGGAGCGGCGTGGACAGGCTTATCACACGCACACAGACGGAATCGATCTCCAGGGCGATGATCCTCGACGCCTGCGCCTCCGCCGAGATAGAGAGGCTCTGCGACGAAACAGAACCGGCGATCATGGCGGAGGCCTCGCGCACCGCGCTGGTGGCCGTCAAAGGTGAGATCTGGCTGACGATGCGTTTCAGCCCCGGCTACTCCGGCGTAGAGCCCGCCGAATCCGCGAAGATAATTGAGGCGCTCAACGCGGGAAGGGCCATCGGACTCTCTCTTACCCATTCAGGAATGCTAGTACCGATAAAATCCGTGACGGCCATCATCGGCATCGCCGACAGGCCGCAGAAGAGATACAGGAGCTGCGCGGCCTGCGCCGCCGCAGGAGCCTGCCCATACAGAAAGAGAGGAGCTTACTGCGGTGATAGAGCTTGA
- a CDS encoding translocation/assembly module TamB domain-containing protein, with translation MYYKVVFVLDKDIENKRSAARKWMIGVAIFIVLIAGGGFVLSNTNFLGEFVQGKVEEAAEKQLNLKVTMSPLQGNPVTGFTASNVEISRSGDKLLFIRNIGVDISLPSVLSGSPRVSLIGLDGVDTSLKALQELMPKSEKKSDGPTDIPIDTVMISDNTLRTEWGTINFKPSRIRIKNSLNYDLDVKGTVESKDFSVNGSIGKSQGVWHADNFSAGLEDGGVSLSGALYPSMDMQISLKELNLTTVADLVPALERYGVRGVLSGSAKISGSGRNIVTEGSGSLHNAVIRGIPLEEVQTKWSYRPGEISVEVGQGKIFDSSLSGSFSLNTTSADSYLTLKADVKNLKFADWTAQFEKETAGRALFLKGSISSLSADLKGPLNALVGRIDMAPSDLSYQDIALNRLHGSAVFNGQPAGVLDMSATAGGRALALKGMLSFGEKVPTDIAFSTEGFPVEKILKSLPQTENVKVSGSVSLKGSCRGLIGHWVVGAEAASPLITADKVGKVSDISLSASYSMGDKKVSLLKSSAEWNGARITAKGAASFAVSADKQLSFDGTFRNVDAERFYPLLSVLKTLDVEGVASGSWSLTGSPKSPVVKASVSTGAARFRDLRLAKLGMNIEYSGNALRMDPININAGGGRGTLACNVALPVKRADGTQSPTSWKLDGKVSRVDFSIINGLLKAGEDIGGEVSGTVTAGSAAGGGLDWSFDFTGDNVHWRNFKVQKINGAIEGNPREILIKKADGVFLNGATTGSGRIEMPGAGEPFSTAKLDLVASVKKLNVYELLRRHLPVVRTVQGLIETEIKVSGTVGDPKFDGSGRIAPFRYRGFLLPIVEVQYHGSLKDIVISDAHALLKNGTFKAYGHFYEDENDWRGKFNIKGEKIDMRQFGAYLPENFRSRFGGVADFSMKGEGKLSELTGTGVFSAPKMRLMGIRFEDIKAPFFVSQNYIMIEDLNASTNGGTLTGGVGFDLKNSEWGGNLTVLSTDVQMLVKQAAPKLKGSISGLGDLKIRGGGEFGRESTVHAGGALYLHKGEVTSFDVLETAKKFTGGKPLRYDSVQATFTYDGGDLNILPGSQATAPKNDPLYRYVMLDGYISRKEDISLFAMGKVNIRALNSLIGAFQGLVSAGLDYTSGQLDKGEVLQSVLGGVLSGFAKNEFRFVTMNIGGTITAPDFYNVKVQRAVRQNSAKDSIPTSNSDPDEKSLTQDGNTTFRFKFEIPVGPGDGDLGGDAKGQVFEQTLENLLKNVDFGL, from the coding sequence ATGTATTATAAGGTGGTATTCGTTTTGGATAAGGATATAGAGAACAAAAGGTCAGCGGCAAGAAAATGGATGATCGGCGTGGCGATTTTTATCGTCCTGATCGCGGGGGGAGGCTTTGTCTTATCAAATACAAATTTCCTCGGAGAGTTCGTGCAGGGCAAGGTGGAGGAGGCGGCGGAGAAGCAGCTGAATCTGAAGGTCACGATGTCCCCGTTGCAGGGAAACCCCGTCACCGGCTTCACCGCCTCGAATGTCGAGATATCCCGTTCCGGCGATAAGCTGCTTTTTATAAGGAATATCGGCGTGGATATTTCTCTGCCAAGCGTGCTCTCCGGCAGTCCGCGCGTCTCGCTTATCGGCCTGGACGGCGTGGATACTTCGCTCAAAGCGCTGCAGGAGCTGATGCCCAAGTCGGAGAAGAAGTCCGACGGACCGACGGATATCCCTATCGACACCGTCATGATCAGCGACAACACGCTGAGGACGGAGTGGGGTACGATTAATTTCAAGCCCAGCCGCATCCGTATCAAGAATTCGCTGAATTATGATCTCGACGTAAAGGGAACGGTGGAGAGCAAGGATTTTTCCGTGAACGGCTCGATCGGCAAATCGCAGGGAGTGTGGCACGCCGACAATTTCTCCGCCGGTCTGGAGGACGGCGGCGTTTCGCTCTCCGGCGCTCTTTATCCCTCGATGGATATGCAGATATCGCTGAAGGAGCTAAATCTTACCACGGTGGCCGACCTAGTGCCGGCGCTTGAGAGGTACGGCGTACGCGGCGTGCTCTCCGGCAGCGCCAAGATTTCCGGCAGCGGCAGGAACATCGTCACAGAGGGCAGCGGCAGTCTTCACAACGCCGTCATCCGCGGTATCCCGCTGGAAGAGGTGCAGACAAAGTGGAGCTACCGCCCCGGCGAGATCAGCGTGGAGGTGGGACAGGGGAAGATTTTCGACTCATCCCTCTCCGGCAGTTTCAGCCTGAATACGACCTCCGCGGACAGCTATCTCACGCTTAAGGCAGATGTTAAGAATCTGAAGTTCGCCGACTGGACGGCGCAGTTCGAGAAGGAGACGGCCGGCAGGGCGCTTTTCCTCAAGGGCAGTATCTCCTCTCTCAGCGCGGACCTCAAGGGGCCGCTCAACGCCCTTGTCGGACGCATAGACATGGCACCCTCCGACCTGAGTTATCAGGATATCGCCCTTAACAGGCTTCACGGCAGCGCCGTCTTTAACGGTCAGCCCGCCGGGGTGCTCGATATGTCGGCGACCGCCGGAGGCAGAGCCCTCGCGCTAAAGGGAATGCTCAGCTTTGGCGAGAAGGTGCCAACGGATATCGCCTTTTCCACAGAGGGCTTCCCCGTTGAAAAGATATTGAAGAGCCTGCCGCAGACGGAAAATGTCAAGGTGAGCGGCAGTGTCTCTCTTAAGGGAAGCTGCAGGGGGCTTATCGGCCATTGGGTGGTCGGCGCGGAGGCGGCTTCGCCGCTGATAACCGCCGATAAGGTCGGCAAGGTCTCCGATATCAGTCTATCCGCCTCTTACAGCATGGGAGATAAAAAGGTCTCGCTGCTTAAGTCTTCGGCGGAGTGGAACGGCGCGCGGATAACGGCAAAGGGAGCGGCATCCTTCGCTGTCTCGGCGGATAAGCAGCTCAGCTTTGACGGGACTTTCCGAAATGTGGACGCCGAACGCTTTTATCCGCTGCTTTCAGTGCTGAAGACGCTTGATGTGGAGGGCGTCGCCTCCGGGAGCTGGAGCCTCACGGGCTCGCCGAAGTCGCCGGTCGTCAAAGCCAGTGTCAGCACAGGCGCGGCGCGTTTCCGCGATCTGCGGCTGGCGAAGCTCGGCATGAATATTGAATATTCGGGGAACGCTCTGCGCATGGACCCGATAAATATAAACGCCGGCGGCGGACGCGGCACGCTGGCCTGTAATGTCGCGCTGCCCGTAAAGCGGGCGGACGGCACTCAGAGCCCGACTTCGTGGAAGCTTGACGGCAAGGTCTCCCGCGTAGATTTCTCAATAATCAACGGCCTGCTCAAGGCGGGCGAGGATATCGGCGGCGAGGTCTCCGGCACGGTGACGGCCGGTTCGGCGGCGGGCGGCGGCCTTGACTGGAGCTTTGATTTCACAGGAGACAACGTGCACTGGCGTAATTTTAAGGTGCAGAAGATAAACGGTGCCATCGAGGGCAATCCGCGGGAGATCCTGATTAAAAAGGCCGACGGTGTGTTTCTCAACGGCGCGACGACGGGCAGCGGCAGGATAGAGATGCCGGGGGCGGGAGAGCCCTTCTCCACCGCGAAGCTGGATCTCGTGGCCTCGGTCAAAAAGCTGAATGTCTACGAGCTGCTGCGCAGGCACCTGCCGGTGGTCCGCACGGTGCAGGGGCTGATCGAAACGGAGATCAAGGTCTCCGGGACGGTGGGCGATCCCAAGTTCGACGGTTCGGGACGTATCGCTCCCTTCCGTTACCGCGGCTTCCTGCTGCCAATCGTAGAGGTCCAGTATCACGGTTCTTTGAAGGATATCGTGATCAGCGACGCGCACGCGCTGCTCAAGAACGGGACTTTCAAGGCCTACGGACATTTTTACGAGGATGAGAATGATTGGCGCGGAAAGTTCAATATAAAGGGAGAAAAGATAGACATGCGCCAGTTCGGCGCCTATCTGCCGGAGAATTTCCGCTCACGCTTCGGCGGCGTCGCCGATTTTTCGATGAAGGGCGAAGGCAAGCTCTCCGAGCTGACGGGGACGGGGGTATTTTCCGCTCCGAAGATGAGGCTCATGGGGATACGCTTTGAAGATATCAAAGCGCCTTTCTTCGTCTCGCAGAATTACATAATGATAGAAGACCTGAACGCCTCCACCAACGGCGGAACGCTCACGGGAGGCGTCGGTTTCGACCTCAAGAACAGCGAATGGGGCGGCAATCTCACGGTGCTGAGCACTGATGTGCAGATGCTCGTGAAGCAGGCGGCGCCCAAGTTAAAGGGGTCGATATCGGGACTCGGAGACCTTAAGATACGCGGCGGCGGCGAATTTGGCCGCGAATCGACGGTACACGCCGGCGGCGCCCTCTACCTGCATAAGGGAGAGGTGACGAGCTTTGACGTCCTCGAAACGGCGAAGAAGTTTACGGGCGGCAAGCCACTGCGCTATGACTCGGTGCAGGCGACCTTCACCTATGACGGCGGAGATCTCAACATCCTCCCCGGCAGCCAGGCGACGGCGCCGAAGAACGACCCTCTCTACCGTTATGTGATGCTTGACGGCTATATCAGCCGCAAGGAGGATATCAGCCTCTTCGCGATGGGCAAGGTCAATATCCGCGCGCTGAATTCGCTCATCGGGGCCTTTCAGGGATTAGTCTCCGCCGGTCTTGATTACACCTCTGGACAGCTCGATAAGGGCGAGGTGCTGCAAAGCGTGCTCGGCGGCGTTCTTTCAGGCTTCGCGAAGAACGAGTTCCGCTTTGTGACGATGAATATCGGCGGTACGATAACTGCTCCCGATTTTTATAACGTGAAGGTACAGCGGGCGGTGCGCCAGAATTCGGCGAAGGATTCGATACCGACCAGCAACAGCGACCCGGATGAGAAGAGCCTCACGCAGGACGGCAACACGACCTTCCGCTTCAAATTCGAGATACCGGTCGGCCCCGGAGACGGCGACCTCGGCGGCGACGCGAAGGGACAGGTTTTCGAGCAGACACTCGAGAATCTGCTCAAGAACGTTGACTTCGGTCTGTAG
- a CDS encoding Lrp/AsnC family transcriptional regulator: MAANKNNPDSTDWKILRELQQDARKTYKEIGETVGMTRPAVRERILRLEENGVITGYKAEIDTDALGRALHVMISFNFNSGQKYDKKPNDILIPILRSSSDVIHFWEIYGELDFLIEAAFSSKERMHNFLDDLRSYGFVRSHLIAMSMKGAVQEA; the protein is encoded by the coding sequence ATGGCGGCGAACAAAAATAATCCGGACTCGACCGACTGGAAGATCCTGCGGGAGCTTCAGCAGGACGCGAGAAAGACATACAAAGAGATCGGCGAAACGGTTGGCATGACGCGCCCCGCGGTGCGCGAAAGAATACTGCGCCTGGAAGAAAACGGCGTCATCACCGGCTACAAAGCGGAGATAGACACAGACGCGCTGGGCCGCGCGCTCCACGTGATGATAAGCTTCAATTTCAACAGCGGCCAGAAATACGATAAAAAGCCCAACGACATCCTCATCCCCATTTTGCGCTCATCCTCCGACGTCATCCATTTCTGGGAGATCTACGGCGAGCTGGACTTCCTCATCGAAGCGGCCTTCTCATCAAAAGAACGCATGCACAACTTCCTCGACGACCTGCGCAGCTACGGCTTCGTCCGCTCGCACCTGATAGCGATGTCCATGAAGGGCGCGGTACAGGAGGCATAG
- the metF gene encoding methylenetetrahydrofolate reductase [NAD(P)H], with the protein MKNFFKLDKPTFSFEIFPPKGAGDLSQIFSTVDALASLDPDLISVTYGAGGTSRENTAEIASRIQRDYAIPALAHLTCVGSTREEMRATLDKLKEKGIQNILAMRGDINNEGTKDFKYASELIKFINDNYDFRVFAACYPEKHLEAYSMQEDLEHLKAKCECGVSVLISQLFFDNASFYSFRERARKLGVTTPIEAGIMPITSPTQINRMVSMCGASVPEGVQKIIRAYGHNSMAMREAGIAYATNQIIDLLAEGVDGIHLYTMNQPDIAKRICENIRGVLYSLRVKRG; encoded by the coding sequence ATGAAAAACTTCTTCAAACTTGACAAGCCCACCTTCTCCTTTGAGATATTCCCCCCCAAGGGGGCGGGAGATCTCTCCCAGATATTCAGCACGGTGGACGCCCTCGCGAGCCTCGATCCCGACCTTATCAGCGTCACCTACGGCGCTGGCGGCACGAGCCGCGAGAACACCGCGGAGATCGCCTCGCGCATCCAGCGCGATTACGCGATCCCGGCGCTGGCCCACCTCACCTGCGTCGGCAGCACCCGCGAAGAGATGCGCGCCACGCTCGACAAGCTGAAGGAAAAGGGTATCCAGAATATTCTCGCGATGCGCGGCGATATCAACAACGAGGGCACGAAGGATTTCAAGTACGCGAGCGAACTGATAAAATTCATCAACGACAATTATGATTTTCGTGTCTTTGCCGCCTGCTATCCTGAGAAACACCTCGAAGCCTACTCGATGCAGGAGGACCTGGAACACCTCAAGGCAAAGTGCGAGTGCGGTGTCAGCGTGCTCATCAGCCAGCTCTTCTTTGACAACGCCTCCTTTTACAGCTTCCGGGAGAGGGCGAGAAAGCTCGGCGTCACGACGCCCATCGAGGCTGGCATCATGCCGATAACCTCTCCGACGCAGATAAACCGCATGGTCTCGATGTGCGGCGCTTCGGTTCCCGAGGGGGTTCAGAAGATAATCCGCGCCTACGGCCATAACAGCATGGCGATGCGCGAGGCGGGAATCGCCTACGCGACGAACCAGATAATCGACCTGCTCGCCGAGGGAGTCGACGGCATCCACCTCTATACGATGAATCAGCCCGACATCGCCAAGCGCATCTGCGAAAACATCCGCGGCGTGTTATATTCGCTGAGGGTAAAACGTGGCTGA
- a CDS encoding adenosylcobinamide-GDP ribazoletransferase, whose translation MVNPMDDYREKLREYSRKLDGELHDKGFKRDFAARFIVIWTLLSRIPLPKEWWPETVPNGNRALALAPLAGGLLGLLTGLAVSAASVLGLNALASAWVGAAFYFLIGWALHLDGWGDLWDGIGSGRTGDGLREVMKDSRLGSFGGASLIIAFGLWTSLLATVSPDMRLAACVTSAAAARFAENVAAFFGKYPWEYGMGKGWVDTFTSYDLFISALCLVIFLPVSIFHFSVCAAVSAVIGFVIALHMNRRLGGVNGDVMGAAAVAAELASLMVWAAI comes from the coding sequence ATGGTGAACCCAATGGACGACTATCGTGAAAAGTTAAGGGAGTATTCGAGAAAGCTTGACGGGGAGCTTCACGACAAGGGCTTTAAGAGGGATTTCGCGGCGCGCTTCATCGTTATATGGACGCTGCTTTCGCGTATCCCACTGCCCAAGGAATGGTGGCCGGAAACGGTTCCCAATGGGAACCGCGCGCTGGCGCTCGCGCCGCTTGCCGGAGGGCTGCTCGGACTGCTCACCGGACTCGCGGTCTCGGCGGCCTCGGTACTGGGCCTTAATGCCCTGGCAAGCGCCTGGGTCGGCGCGGCATTTTATTTTCTCATCGGCTGGGCGCTCCACCTCGACGGCTGGGGAGACCTGTGGGACGGCATCGGCTCCGGACGCACCGGCGACGGCCTGCGTGAGGTGATGAAGGACAGCCGTCTCGGCTCCTTCGGCGGCGCTTCGCTTATAATCGCTTTCGGCCTCTGGACCTCGCTGCTCGCCACGGTCTCTCCCGATATGCGGCTGGCGGCCTGCGTCACCTCGGCGGCGGCGGCCCGCTTCGCGGAAAACGTCGCGGCATTTTTCGGGAAATATCCCTGGGAATATGGGATGGGCAAGGGCTGGGTGGACACCTTCACCTCTTATGACCTTTTTATATCGGCGCTCTGCCTCGTCATCTTTTTACCAGTTTCTATTTTTCATTTTTCCGTCTGCGCCGCGGTATCGGCGGTAATCGGCTTCGTTATTGCCCTGCACATGAACAGACGCCTCGGCGGCGTGAACGGTGACGTTATGGGGGCGGCGGCGGTGGCGGCGGAGCTGGCCTCACTGATGGTGTGGGCGGCGATATGA
- a CDS encoding Cof-type HAD-IIB family hydrolase, protein MTTPKLIALDMDGTMLDNDSRLTRRTKEALRAAQESGIRVVAATGRMYPSAMIHIRDIGIESTSIFYNGALIRDPISGETVYEKTLGRELTREILDFFRKRGWYIQIYADDKLVVKDRADERCTYYENICGLRAVELGEDFWECGLDSAKLLGISFDQPEFERMCAAVRGEFGERIYQATSWGAFVEMVHPTVNKAKALERVSEHYGIAREEVMAIGDGVNDIEMISWAGTGVAMGNAKEIVKASADIIAPPNTEDGAAQIVEQAVAALRRNSRQG, encoded by the coding sequence ATGACGACTCCGAAACTTATCGCCCTCGACATGGACGGCACGATGCTCGACAACGACAGCCGCCTGACCCGGCGCACCAAAGAGGCGCTGCGCGCGGCGCAGGAGAGCGGCATAAGGGTCGTCGCGGCGACGGGGCGCATGTACCCTTCCGCGATGATACATATCCGCGACATCGGCATCGAAAGCACCTCTATCTTCTATAACGGCGCGCTGATACGCGATCCGATATCGGGTGAGACCGTCTATGAAAAAACTCTCGGCAGGGAGCTCACGCGCGAGATATTGGACTTTTTCAGAAAACGGGGCTGGTATATTCAGATATACGCCGACGATAAGCTCGTCGTCAAAGACCGCGCCGACGAACGCTGCACATATTACGAAAATATCTGCGGGCTGCGGGCTGTCGAACTCGGAGAGGATTTCTGGGAGTGCGGACTGGACTCCGCGAAGCTGCTCGGTATCTCCTTCGACCAGCCGGAATTTGAACGGATGTGCGCCGCCGTGCGCGGAGAGTTCGGCGAACGGATCTATCAGGCCACCTCATGGGGAGCCTTCGTTGAGATGGTCCACCCCACCGTCAATAAGGCCAAGGCGCTGGAGCGGGTCAGCGAACACTACGGGATCGCGCGCGAAGAGGTGATGGCGATCGGAGACGGCGTGAACGACATCGAGATGATAAGCTGGGCCGGTACCGGCGTCGCGATGGGCAACGCGAAGGAGATCGTAAAGGCTTCGGCGGATATCATCGCGCCGCCGAACACCGAGGACGGGGCCGCCCAGATAGTGGAACAGGCCGTGGCGGCGCTGCGAAGGAACAGCCGGCAGGGATAA